In Gimesia sp., the following are encoded in one genomic region:
- the gcvPB gene encoding aminomethyl-transferring glycine dehydrogenase subunit GcvPB, which yields MRNKLATQSLFALSQPGRRGAQFPAADVPVKPLEELIPAQALATEPTGLPEVTESDVIRHFVNLSTLNMCVDTHFYPLGSCTMKYNPKRHERLSSLPGIVDLHPYQNQADLQGMLGLLYEMQEMLAEISGLPAVSLQPAAGAQGEFTALLTAKAYFEDKGEKRTKVLFPNSAHGTNPASAAIAGFDCVQLASSKEGLVDLEDLKSHLDDQTAVFMVTNPNTLGLFEKDIKQIAQMVHDVGGLVYIDGANMNAILGYTRPGDFGGDMMHFNVHKTFTGPHGAGGPGSGPIAVRDFLADFLPGPVISHDTSAEEGEAYQLVTPPKSIGRVRSFYGNIGILVRGYCYLRTLGAAGLKAVSENAVLNANYLKALLKDVLPVPNGDLCMHEFVASASKSKAANGITAMDIAKRLLDFGFHAPTVYFPLVVPEAIMVEPTETESKETLDAFAETIVKILQEDPEFIHQAPHSTDVSRPDEVVAARNPILQCCESE from the coding sequence ATGCGAAACAAACTGGCCACTCAATCATTATTTGCTCTCTCTCAGCCCGGACGTCGCGGTGCGCAGTTTCCTGCTGCTGATGTTCCAGTTAAACCGCTTGAAGAGCTGATTCCCGCGCAGGCACTGGCCACCGAACCCACAGGGTTGCCTGAAGTCACCGAATCTGACGTGATTCGGCACTTTGTCAATCTCTCCACCTTAAACATGTGTGTGGACACTCACTTTTATCCGCTGGGCAGTTGTACGATGAAATACAACCCCAAGCGACACGAACGGCTTTCCAGTCTGCCCGGAATCGTCGACCTGCATCCCTACCAGAATCAGGCTGACCTGCAGGGCATGCTCGGTCTGCTTTATGAGATGCAGGAAATGCTGGCAGAAATCTCAGGACTACCTGCGGTTTCCCTGCAGCCAGCCGCTGGTGCCCAGGGAGAATTCACTGCCCTGCTGACAGCGAAAGCCTACTTTGAGGACAAAGGGGAAAAACGAACCAAGGTTCTGTTCCCCAACAGTGCTCACGGCACCAACCCGGCCAGTGCCGCAATCGCAGGTTTTGACTGTGTCCAGCTGGCCAGCAGTAAAGAGGGACTGGTCGACCTGGAAGATCTGAAATCACACCTGGATGATCAGACCGCCGTTTTCATGGTCACCAACCCCAACACACTGGGACTGTTCGAGAAAGACATTAAACAGATCGCTCAGATGGTTCACGACGTAGGCGGCCTGGTCTACATTGATGGTGCCAATATGAACGCGATCCTGGGCTATACCCGTCCGGGAGACTTTGGCGGCGACATGATGCATTTCAATGTGCATAAAACCTTCACTGGTCCTCACGGAGCAGGTGGACCTGGTTCCGGTCCAATCGCCGTTCGTGACTTCCTGGCCGACTTCCTCCCCGGCCCCGTCATCAGCCATGATACTTCCGCTGAAGAAGGCGAAGCATACCAGCTTGTAACACCACCCAAATCAATCGGTCGTGTCCGCTCCTTCTACGGCAACATCGGCATTCTGGTACGGGGCTACTGCTATCTGCGCACACTGGGTGCAGCAGGATTAAAAGCGGTTTCTGAAAATGCGGTCTTGAACGCGAATTACCTCAAGGCCCTGCTCAAAGACGTACTGCCTGTTCCCAACGGTGATCTGTGCATGCATGAGTTCGTGGCCTCCGCGTCCAAAAGCAAAGCAGCCAATGGAATCACAGCCATGGACATCGCCAAGCGGCTGCTTGATTTTGGTTTCCATGCTCCCACAGTCTACTTCCCACTGGTAGTGCCCGAAGCCATCATGGTTGAGCCGACCGAAACAGAATCCAAAGAGACTCTGGATGCCTTCGCTGAGACGATTGTTAAAATCCTGCAGGAAGATCCCGAGTTCATCCATCAGGCTCCGCACTCTACAGACGTCAGTCGACCAGACGAAGTGGTTGCGGCGCGTAATCCAATTCTCCAATGCTGCGAGTCGGAATAA
- the gcvPA gene encoding aminomethyl-transferring glycine dehydrogenase subunit GcvPA, which yields MSYLFNTPEQQQQMLQTIGVNSLEALFSTIPSDLRLDRPLDLPPALTEMELQAHFSKLASQNVGPADRVCMLGGGAYDHFVPAAVDEIARRGEFYTAYTPYQAEASQGSLQTFFEFQSLICQLTGMDVSNASLYEGGTCVSEAAFMAMRVTNRHNRVVLLGSLHPEYRQVVETYLKHLNCEVVIVPCKDGSVDPADVDAAMDDQTACLVIQHPNFFGTLEEAAELTEIAHRYGALSVVSYDPISLGILSRPGDYGADIAIAEGQSLGTPLQFGGPYLGLFSCSEKFVRRMPGRLIGQTVDRNGKRCYVLNLQAREQHIRRDKATSNICSNQGLIAIRAAVYLSLLGKQGIREVAELSCQKAHYAADQLSSVEGIELLFPVRPFFKEFAVSCSEGADFLLRKARQAGFDLGPELSRFTFENNPESYQTAVLVAITEQRTREEIDRLVTALKA from the coding sequence GTGTCTTATCTCTTCAACACACCAGAACAGCAGCAACAGATGCTGCAGACCATCGGCGTCAACTCACTGGAAGCCCTGTTCTCAACCATTCCATCAGACCTGCGACTGGATCGCCCTCTGGATCTCCCCCCTGCTCTGACAGAAATGGAACTGCAGGCGCACTTCTCTAAACTGGCCAGTCAGAATGTCGGTCCCGCGGACCGCGTCTGCATGCTGGGCGGTGGAGCCTATGACCATTTTGTGCCGGCAGCCGTTGATGAAATTGCCCGTCGGGGTGAGTTTTACACCGCTTACACTCCCTATCAGGCTGAAGCCAGTCAGGGAAGCCTGCAGACCTTCTTCGAATTCCAGTCTCTGATCTGCCAGCTCACTGGCATGGACGTTTCCAATGCGAGCCTGTACGAGGGGGGAACTTGTGTCAGTGAAGCCGCCTTCATGGCAATGCGGGTCACGAATCGACACAATCGGGTTGTCCTGCTTGGATCATTGCACCCGGAATATCGACAGGTCGTGGAAACCTATCTGAAACACCTCAACTGCGAAGTGGTGATCGTTCCCTGCAAAGACGGTTCTGTCGATCCTGCCGATGTCGACGCAGCCATGGATGATCAGACCGCTTGCCTGGTCATTCAACATCCCAACTTCTTCGGTACTCTGGAAGAAGCTGCTGAGCTGACCGAGATCGCACATCGCTACGGAGCACTCTCTGTAGTTTCCTACGATCCAATCAGCCTTGGAATCCTGAGTCGTCCCGGCGACTATGGAGCCGATATCGCGATCGCCGAAGGTCAGTCACTGGGCACTCCTCTGCAATTTGGTGGCCCCTATCTGGGCCTGTTCTCCTGCAGTGAGAAATTCGTCCGCCGCATGCCTGGTCGTCTGATTGGCCAGACGGTCGACCGCAACGGTAAACGCTGTTATGTTTTAAATCTCCAGGCACGCGAGCAGCATATTCGTCGCGACAAAGCAACCAGTAACATCTGCAGTAACCAGGGACTGATTGCAATCCGGGCTGCCGTCTATCTCTCCCTGCTGGGTAAACAGGGCATCCGGGAAGTCGCTGAACTTTCCTGCCAGAAAGCTCACTACGCAGCAGACCAACTTTCGAGTGTGGAAGGTATTGAACTGCTCTTTCCTGTGCGTCCCTTCTTCAAAGAGTTTGCCGTCAGTTGTTCGGAAGGAGCTGACTTTCTGCTGCGAAAAGCGCGTCAGGCAGGCTTCGATCTGGGACCGGAGCTTTCCCGCTTTACCTTTGAAAATAATCCAGAAAGCTATCAAACCGCCGTACTGGTAGCGATCACAGAACAGCGCACCCGGGAAGAAATTGATCGCCTGGTGACCGCACTCAAGGCATAA
- the gcvH gene encoding glycine cleavage system protein GcvH, with amino-acid sequence MDQANLKFTKTHEWVGVEGELATVGITDFAVNQLTDLVYIDLPAVGSTCEAGKVFGEVESVKAVSDLYSPVSGEIAEVNESLVDDQAPLSDDPFGTGWITKIKMSNPAELEQFMDADEYKKFCESEAH; translated from the coding sequence ATGGATCAGGCCAATTTAAAATTTACAAAAACTCACGAATGGGTCGGCGTTGAAGGCGAACTGGCAACAGTAGGAATCACGGATTTCGCCGTCAATCAGTTAACCGACCTGGTCTATATTGACCTGCCAGCAGTTGGCTCAACCTGCGAAGCAGGAAAAGTTTTCGGCGAAGTCGAGAGCGTTAAAGCAGTCAGTGACCTCTACTCACCCGTCAGTGGAGAAATTGCAGAAGTCAACGAATCACTGGTTGATGATCAGGCTCCGCTTTCTGACGATCCGTTTGGCACCGGTTGGATTACTAAAATCAAAATGTCCAACCCGGCTGAGCTCGAACAATTCATGGATGCAGACGAATACAAAAAATTCTGCGAATCCGAAGCGCACTGA
- the rpiB gene encoding ribose 5-phosphate isomerase B translates to MKIAVASDHRGFSTKAKILTLLNQLGHVAYDYGPEDGECVDYPDYAVKVAKAIGDKSIDRGILICGTGMGMCIVANKFPGVRATPCHDDITAQMSRLHNDSNVLCLSADLLGDRLVNRMVEIWLKEEFEGGRHARRLEKLHKVEEETMHPHEES, encoded by the coding sequence ATGAAAATTGCAGTTGCCAGCGATCACCGGGGATTCTCCACCAAAGCCAAGATCCTCACACTCCTTAACCAGTTGGGACATGTCGCTTACGATTATGGCCCGGAAGATGGAGAGTGCGTCGACTACCCTGACTACGCAGTGAAAGTGGCAAAAGCCATCGGCGACAAGTCCATAGATCGGGGAATTCTGATCTGTGGTACCGGCATGGGCATGTGCATCGTAGCCAACAAATTTCCGGGAGTCCGGGCGACACCGTGTCACGACGACATCACTGCCCAAATGAGCCGCCTGCATAACGATTCCAACGTTCTTTGCCTTTCAGCCGACCTGCTGGGGGACCGGCTTGTCAATCGCATGGTAGAAATCTGGCTTAAGGAAGAATTTGAGGGGGGCCGGCACGCACGTCGACTGGAAAAACTCCACAAGGTCGAAGAAGAGACCATGCATCCTCACGAAGAATCCTAG
- a CDS encoding Sua5/YciO/YrdC/YwlC family protein, which produces MTERINLKQTDDIRDVIHLAVQYLAKGELVAFPTATAYVIAGQALSPDGMQKLKDLAGNADPLVLCVKDFDEAQDYLPEMPPIARKLSKRCWPGPVVLELDRPGPDTLFSELPTEVQQQICPAERIRLRAPAHEIIFQTMRLSPSPLVLLNEDARLQTADAVTEAFGDQIALVIDDGPSRFGDQSTLVSIKDNQWSILQPGVVTDTTLKRLSSEIYLFVCTGNTCRSPMAEGLFRKLLSDKLGCQEDELSDRGYIVASAGLAAAMGAPPSPEGVSILAEQGIDIQAHESQPLTERLLDQSDHLYTMTQGHRSAILAERPDLAETVRLLSPNGKDISDPIGGGYQCYVDCKQEIENCLKTIVTQLHLPE; this is translated from the coding sequence ATGACCGAACGGATCAATTTAAAACAGACTGACGATATCCGTGATGTGATCCATCTGGCAGTCCAGTACCTTGCTAAAGGCGAATTAGTTGCGTTTCCAACGGCAACCGCTTATGTCATTGCAGGACAGGCTTTGAGTCCGGATGGCATGCAAAAACTTAAAGATCTTGCCGGGAATGCAGATCCGCTGGTGCTCTGTGTCAAAGATTTTGACGAAGCACAGGATTATCTGCCGGAAATGCCTCCGATTGCCCGCAAACTCTCAAAACGCTGCTGGCCCGGCCCGGTCGTACTGGAACTCGATCGCCCCGGTCCTGACACGCTGTTCTCTGAGTTGCCTACTGAAGTACAGCAGCAGATCTGCCCTGCAGAGCGTATCAGACTGCGTGCCCCGGCACATGAGATTATTTTTCAGACCATGCGGCTCTCTCCTTCACCACTGGTTCTACTCAATGAAGACGCTCGTTTGCAGACAGCAGACGCCGTGACTGAGGCGTTCGGAGACCAGATCGCCCTGGTGATCGATGATGGCCCATCCCGCTTCGGAGATCAGTCTACCCTGGTCTCTATCAAGGACAATCAATGGAGCATTCTCCAACCGGGCGTCGTCACCGATACAACACTGAAGCGACTTTCCAGCGAAATCTATCTGTTCGTCTGCACAGGAAACACCTGCAGAAGCCCGATGGCTGAAGGCCTGTTCCGAAAACTGCTCTCTGATAAACTGGGCTGCCAGGAAGATGAACTGTCGGATCGTGGCTATATTGTCGCCTCAGCGGGACTCGCAGCTGCAATGGGAGCCCCTCCCAGCCCCGAAGGAGTCTCGATTCTGGCTGAACAGGGCATTGATATTCAGGCTCATGAAAGTCAACCACTGACCGAACGCCTACTTGACCAGTCCGATCATCTTTATACGATGACACAAGGGCATCGATCCGCGATTCTCGCGGAACGCCCCGATCTGGCAGAAACCGTCAGATTGCTCTCACCCAATGGGAAAGATATTTCAGACCCGATCGGTGGTGGCTATCAGTGCTACGTAGACTGTAAACAAGAAATTGAAAACTGTTTAAAGACGATTGTCACTCAACTCCATCTCCCTGAGTGA
- a CDS encoding class I SAM-dependent methyltransferase, producing the protein MAPLSSPQKNNPKRQRLKQSIRSLIEFRGASELDQNQFQSTARKLYDGPAGAVLYLASKLSLHDPLVGRILKTRRFDVTEFRNILDIGAGAGQILGHLLRETHPEARLVACDLSHQMLKRARTRMGSPRPDYLSADLTCLPFQDESFDCVTCGWVLEYLTDPRHGLSEIHRVLQPGGSLFLMATEDRLSGMLNSATWKCKTYNRIELQQAFEETGLPWKEQHWFTPIHQFLKLGGIIVEATKPLEASEELTADTVSATTQS; encoded by the coding sequence ATGGCTCCATTAAGTTCTCCCCAAAAAAATAATCCAAAGCGGCAACGCCTCAAACAATCCATTCGCTCACTGATCGAATTTCGTGGTGCTTCTGAATTGGATCAGAACCAGTTTCAGTCGACTGCTCGGAAATTATATGACGGTCCGGCAGGAGCAGTGCTCTATCTGGCCAGTAAACTATCACTGCATGATCCTCTGGTAGGGCGGATTCTCAAAACTCGTCGTTTCGATGTGACCGAGTTTCGGAATATCCTGGATATCGGCGCTGGTGCCGGACAGATTTTGGGACATCTGCTGCGGGAAACGCATCCCGAAGCAAGATTAGTCGCCTGTGATCTCTCACACCAGATGTTGAAACGGGCGCGAACCCGTATGGGAAGTCCACGTCCGGATTATCTTTCAGCAGATTTGACCTGTCTGCCATTTCAGGATGAATCTTTTGACTGTGTTACCTGTGGCTGGGTGCTGGAATACTTGACGGATCCCCGCCATGGCCTGTCAGAAATTCACCGTGTTCTGCAGCCCGGTGGCAGCCTGTTTCTGATGGCTACCGAAGATCGTCTGTCCGGAATGCTCAACAGTGCAACCTGGAAGTGCAAAACCTATAATCGGATTGAGCTCCAGCAGGCCTTCGAAGAGACCGGGCTGCCCTGGAAAGAGCAGCACTGGTTCACACCGATCCATCAGTTCCTGAAACTGGGCGGAATCATTGTCGAAGCGACTAAACCGCTGGAGGCTTCTGAAGAACTTACAGCAGATACCGTTTCCGCGACAACTCAGTCCTGA
- a CDS encoding inositol monophosphatase family protein, with protein MELNPLLDALQAHLPEILRWSGAIAKRLRNFNIAVENKSSGSALTDALTLADLTLQELIVAALRDRDPIFRECRIEAEEKTGDLDRFSEDSPYVLSIDPIDGTKQYRDKTANGYCVMVHLRDSETVHYSLVYIPETGEQGTWVEAVHKKVICGPDDLSRPAREVLDAMPVIDPQTRPDSPRIYLIGFQDKDTSNARLVTETGLQGVPPDEMPGSIYDHLATGAFGGSLIHTPNVYDFPVSLHIARILGGDAVWVHNGEPVNFHEHWLDERADMLRLPGITACSANPETLKTLCELAKDWSQVRYQD; from the coding sequence ATGGAACTCAATCCTCTGCTCGACGCATTACAGGCCCATCTTCCCGAGATCCTCCGCTGGTCCGGTGCCATCGCGAAACGGCTGCGAAATTTTAATATCGCCGTCGAGAATAAATCATCGGGCAGTGCCCTCACTGATGCCCTGACTTTGGCTGATCTGACATTGCAGGAATTGATTGTCGCTGCCTTACGTGATCGCGATCCCATTTTTCGTGAGTGCCGCATCGAAGCCGAAGAGAAAACCGGAGACCTGGATCGCTTCTCAGAAGACTCTCCCTATGTACTCTCGATCGATCCGATTGATGGCACTAAACAGTATCGCGATAAAACAGCCAACGGTTACTGTGTCATGGTTCATCTGCGCGATAGTGAAACAGTCCACTATTCACTGGTTTATATTCCGGAAACAGGAGAACAGGGCACCTGGGTAGAAGCAGTACACAAAAAAGTGATCTGTGGTCCAGATGACCTGAGCCGCCCCGCCCGGGAAGTGCTGGATGCGATGCCTGTCATCGATCCTCAGACCCGCCCCGATTCACCACGCATCTACCTGATCGGCTTCCAGGATAAAGATACATCGAACGCCCGATTGGTGACCGAAACCGGACTGCAGGGAGTCCCACCGGATGAAATGCCAGGCAGTATCTACGACCACCTGGCAACAGGGGCCTTTGGCGGTTCGCTGATCCACACCCCGAATGTCTACGACTTTCCGGTCTCACTGCACATCGCCCGCATTCTGGGTGGCGATGCGGTCTGGGTACACAATGGCGAACCGGTCAACTTTCACGAACACTGGCTCGACGAGCGGGCTGACATGCTGCGTCTGCCCGGTATCACCGCCTGCAGCGCCAATCCAGAGACGTTAAAAACACTCTGTGAACTGGCAAAAGACTGGAGTCAGGTCCGTTATCAGGACTGA
- a CDS encoding RimK family alpha-L-glutamate ligase — translation MRIAILGNQGSWYCRELQQAAEARGHSSCTLEFRDLAAWLPGCSVEQFSSYDAEECQIDLNQFDALIIRTMPPGSLEQVIFRMDLLGRLEQAGVTVFNTPRAIECAVDKYLTTSRLSAAGLPVPATAVCESSEAAMQRFEDLGGDVVVKPLFGSEGRGIFRISDSDLAYRSFRTLERTQAVIYLQRYIPHPGYDLRILILNGSVIGAIRRHNQSDFRTNISRQGRAEAYLPTESEVQLALRACELTQAEFAGVDLLTPVDEPETRYLLEVNAVPGWRGLQSATNVNVAALVIEYLEQKRNNAGASQT, via the coding sequence GTGCGGATTGCCATTCTGGGAAATCAGGGAAGCTGGTACTGCCGTGAACTTCAGCAGGCTGCAGAAGCACGCGGGCATTCGTCCTGCACTCTCGAATTCCGGGATCTCGCAGCCTGGCTCCCCGGCTGTTCTGTAGAGCAGTTCAGCAGCTATGATGCAGAAGAGTGTCAGATTGATCTCAATCAGTTTGATGCCCTGATCATTCGCACGATGCCTCCCGGCTCGCTGGAACAGGTTATCTTTCGCATGGATCTGCTGGGGCGTCTGGAACAGGCAGGCGTGACTGTATTCAACACTCCCCGGGCCATAGAGTGCGCAGTCGATAAATATCTGACAACTTCCCGCCTGTCGGCGGCAGGATTGCCTGTTCCTGCGACCGCAGTCTGTGAATCCTCAGAAGCGGCAATGCAACGTTTCGAGGATTTGGGGGGAGACGTCGTCGTCAAACCGCTGTTTGGTTCTGAGGGGCGTGGCATCTTCCGGATCAGCGATTCCGATCTTGCTTATCGCTCATTCCGCACACTCGAACGCACACAGGCTGTCATCTATCTGCAGCGTTACATTCCCCACCCGGGCTACGACCTGCGAATTCTGATTCTCAATGGTTCCGTCATTGGAGCAATCCGCAGACACAATCAGAGCGATTTTCGAACCAACATTTCCCGTCAGGGACGAGCGGAAGCTTACTTGCCGACAGAGTCTGAAGTTCAACTGGCGTTGCGGGCCTGCGAACTGACCCAGGCCGAATTCGCGGGCGTTGATCTGTTGACTCCCGTCGATGAACCTGAGACCCGTTATCTACTCGAAGTCAATGCGGTACCAGGCTGGAGAGGACTGCAATCAGCCACAAATGTGAATGTGGCTGCACTGGTGATTGAATATCTGGAACAGAAACGAAACAATGCAGGTGCCAGCCAGACCTGA
- the mch gene encoding methenyltetrahydromethanopterin cyclohydrolase: MSGVLNERACQLTEQLLARSGELKVFPHALENGAIVVDCGIETPAGIQAGLLLARICMADLGEVKLVPGELDGLPLPYLQVQTDHAVESCLLSQYAGWKIDVGKFFAMGSGPMRAAAEVEDLYRILAFGESPEKTVGVLESNTLPDINVVDKIAQSTGVDPKNIMLLVAPTSSLAGNIQVIARSVETAMHKLFESQFDVHRVQAGFGTAPLAPVAKDHLTGIGRTNDAILYGSAVTLWVVGDDESLQEIGPSLPSCSAACYGKPFLDVFAEANHDFYEIDPSFFSPAVVTLQNLETGNVFRFGEMNPDLLKQSFGF, translated from the coding sequence ATGAGCGGTGTTTTAAACGAACGGGCGTGTCAGCTGACAGAACAGCTGCTGGCCAGGTCCGGCGAACTGAAAGTCTTTCCGCATGCCCTGGAGAACGGCGCCATTGTCGTTGATTGCGGTATAGAAACACCGGCGGGAATCCAGGCAGGCCTGCTCCTGGCACGGATCTGTATGGCGGACCTCGGCGAAGTAAAACTGGTTCCCGGAGAACTCGACGGTCTACCGCTCCCCTACCTGCAGGTGCAGACTGATCATGCAGTCGAATCCTGTCTCCTGAGTCAGTATGCCGGATGGAAAATTGATGTCGGCAAATTCTTCGCTATGGGCTCCGGCCCGATGCGGGCTGCTGCCGAAGTCGAAGATCTGTACCGAATTCTTGCCTTTGGTGAGTCGCCTGAGAAAACGGTCGGTGTTCTGGAATCCAATACACTGCCAGATATTAACGTGGTCGATAAAATTGCACAATCGACGGGCGTCGATCCGAAGAACATCATGCTCCTGGTTGCTCCCACGTCGAGCCTCGCCGGTAACATTCAGGTGATTGCCCGCTCGGTAGAGACGGCCATGCATAAATTGTTTGAAAGCCAGTTTGACGTTCATCGCGTCCAGGCGGGCTTCGGTACCGCACCGCTGGCACCTGTCGCCAAAGATCACCTGACGGGCATCGGACGCACTAATGATGCGATTCTATATGGCAGTGCCGTCACACTCTGGGTTGTCGGCGACGACGAATCGCTGCAGGAGATTGGCCCTTCGCTCCCCTCCTGTTCGGCAGCCTGTTATGGCAAACCGTTTCTGGATGTCTTTGCAGAAGCCAACCATGACTTTTATGAAATCGACCCGAGTTTCTTCAGTCCTGCCGTTGTCACGTTGCAGAACCTGGAGACCGGTAATGTCTTTCGGTTCGGCGAGATGAATCCCGATCTGCTCAAACAGAGCTTCGGCTTCTGA
- a CDS encoding dihydrodipicolinate synthase family protein, which produces MTIDLSTQLKGVLPPVITPLTSERRLDAASAESVYRFMLKQGAHGLFLFGTSGEGPLLCEPDREEATEIAVKVVDGSVPLLVGVIAPGTEQIIAQAKVAKDQGADAVVVCPPYYYPASQKDMLVHYRTIREAVDIPIFAYDIPVMTKIKIELDTLMTLGKEGTIIGVKDSSGDAVGFHRLVASKPPGMKLFTGAEMLVHAVMMAGADGTVPGLANVGPELFVQLYEAAAAGNHQEAVRLQEAIVRLFEVFVCPDGTMNVGYIIGSMKTALRLRGIIENDTLFHPFPACTPELIERTETIMKEVGCL; this is translated from the coding sequence ATGACAATTGATCTTTCCACTCAACTGAAGGGAGTCCTCCCTCCGGTCATTACACCACTGACGTCCGAACGCAGGCTGGATGCAGCGTCAGCAGAATCCGTCTACCGTTTCATGCTGAAACAAGGCGCGCACGGACTGTTCCTGTTCGGCACCTCAGGTGAAGGTCCCCTGCTCTGCGAGCCAGATCGGGAAGAGGCCACCGAAATCGCCGTTAAAGTGGTGGATGGCAGCGTCCCATTACTGGTGGGCGTGATTGCCCCGGGAACCGAACAGATTATCGCACAGGCCAAGGTCGCCAAAGATCAGGGTGCGGATGCAGTCGTTGTCTGCCCTCCTTATTACTATCCGGCGAGCCAGAAAGACATGCTCGTCCACTATCGCACAATTCGGGAAGCAGTCGACATTCCGATCTTTGCTTATGACATCCCTGTCATGACAAAGATAAAAATCGAACTCGACACTCTCATGACTCTGGGGAAAGAAGGCACGATTATCGGAGTCAAAGATTCCAGCGGTGATGCCGTCGGTTTCCATCGACTTGTTGCCAGCAAGCCTCCCGGAATGAAGCTCTTCACGGGTGCCGAAATGCTGGTCCATGCCGTCATGATGGCAGGAGCAGACGGTACCGTTCCTGGCCTGGCAAACGTAGGTCCAGAACTATTCGTACAACTTTATGAAGCTGCTGCTGCTGGGAATCACCAGGAAGCAGTTCGTCTTCAGGAAGCCATTGTCAGATTGTTCGAAGTCTTCGTTTGCCCTGACGGAACCATGAATGTGGGTTACATTATCGGCTCGATGAAAACCGCACTGCGTCTCCGCGGCATCATTGAGAATGATACCCTGTTCCATCCGTTCCCTGCCTGCACACCCGAACTGATTGAACGCACCGAAACGATTATGAAAGAAGTCGGCTGTCTCTGA
- a CDS encoding putative hydro-lyase: MSIDRASLLTGAAVREACRTDQFSGQTSGLAPGFAQANLVILHEAEAAHFREFCAKNPKPCPVLEVTNAGDPCPRQSTPDADLRTDLPRYRVWESGELVEEPTSISHLWQDDLVAFLIGCSFTFEAEMIRAGLPVRHIDLGVNVPMYRTNVSCESAGIFSGPLVVSMRPFLPADAIRAIQITGRFPAVHGEPVHLGFPDQLGIADLGQPDFGDPVPVHEGELPVFWACGVTPQTVLMEAKPEFAITHSPGCMFVTDWKDEQLATR; encoded by the coding sequence ATGAGCATTGATCGTGCTTCACTGTTAACCGGTGCGGCTGTGCGTGAAGCCTGTCGTACCGATCAGTTCTCCGGGCAGACCTCGGGACTCGCTCCCGGGTTCGCCCAGGCGAATCTGGTGATCCTTCATGAAGCCGAGGCAGCTCACTTTCGCGAGTTCTGTGCGAAAAACCCAAAACCCTGCCCTGTTCTGGAAGTGACGAATGCCGGAGATCCCTGCCCGCGGCAGTCGACTCCCGACGCGGACTTGAGGACCGACCTGCCCCGTTACCGCGTCTGGGAATCGGGTGAACTGGTAGAAGAACCAACAAGCATCTCCCACCTCTGGCAGGACGACCTGGTGGCATTTCTGATCGGTTGCTCGTTCACTTTCGAAGCAGAAATGATTCGTGCAGGACTGCCTGTGAGACACATCGATCTGGGCGTTAACGTCCCCATGTATCGCACGAATGTTTCTTGTGAATCAGCGGGGATCTTTTCCGGTCCACTGGTCGTTTCCATGCGTCCCTTTCTCCCGGCCGATGCGATCCGCGCGATCCAGATCACGGGGCGTTTCCCGGCTGTCCATGGGGAACCAGTGCATCTGGGTTTTCCCGACCAATTGGGAATTGCCGATCTGGGCCAGCCGGATTTTGGAGACCCCGTTCCGGTCCATGAGGGTGAATTACCTGTCTTCTGGGCCTGTGGAGTGACGCCGCAGACGGTGTTGATGGAAGCGAAGCCGGAATTTGCGATCACGCACAGTCCCGGCTGCATGTTCGTCACTGACTGGAAAGACGAACAACTGGCCACGCGCTAA